The following is a genomic window from Saprospiraceae bacterium.
CATCTGAGCTCAATATCAGACAACTGATTTACAATACTATTCTTATCAACATTTCCCATTTTCATTTTCACCATTTCTTGTCAAGCCTCCCATAAAAGTAGTGAATTGCCATACTCCTTGTCCCAGTTATCATAAGAAAAATCATTCTCTGAAAGTACCTCATACTTTATGTTTCTGGTTATGTGGCTTTCTACTTTTTCTATAAGGTCCTTGAGATATTCCTGATTTAATTCACCAATAAACACTAATTCAATAATTTTATCATCCAGTCCCTGTGCAAATGCACCTGTGACATATACTCGTTTGACTTCACCCAATTTTTCAACAACCCTATCAATGATTTTATCAAAACCTATATATTTGAGCAGTATATTGTGCGTTTCCTTGTACAGTGGATGTTCAATATTAGCTCTGAAATATTTTTTATTTCCTTGTTGAAATGATGTCAGCATACCCGCCTTTTCAAATCTGTTGAGCTCAATCCTTATGGAATTGGTAGAATCACCAAATTCAGATTCCAGCCCTCTCAGATATGATGTGGCTTTGCTGTTGAGAAAAAACTTAAGAAGAAGTTTAATCCTTGTCTTAGATGATATTAACGTCTCAAGCATATTGAGTACAAAAATTACTCAAAGGTACAGATTTTTTCTGATGTTTAAAATGTTTTAAATAAAATTATATTTTGTTTTAATAATTTTGGGGAGCAAATCTGGAATTTATTCCTTAGAGACAATTTACCAACTCAAATAAGGAACATTGTAAGGATTTATGTTGTATCTTTGTTTATGATACTGCTCTGTCGCTTTAGTAAATCTAAAGAGGAAAGTCCGGACAACGTAGGGCACCACACCATCTAACGGATGGGAACATGCCAGGCATGGTACAGAAAGTGTCACAGAAAATAACCGCCCGGCTGTGCTGGGCAAGGGTGAAAATGTGAGGTAAAAGCTCACAGGTTCTTGCAGTAATGCAAGAATCGGATAAACCTTGTGGGTTGAAATGCCATGTATATCCTGGCCTTCTGCTGAAGAAGTCTGATTGGCACCGGTCAGAAGCCCTTTATGGGTAGTCAGGAGGGGTAGGCAGCTTAGATAAATGACAGAGGACACATTTTTTGTGTTACAGAATCCGGCTTACAGGTATCATTTTATTGGGAAGACCTTTTCAGATTCAATTGAATTGGTTTCCCTTTATTTTTCATTGATGCACTTAAAAACATAACCCGGAGGAATATTGACTGCTACAAAATAAGTTTGGACATTGCCGAAAATATTTTTATAAAGCCTTTTAATAGACCTTATATAATGCATCTGAATAAAAATACCCTCAGATTTTAATACCTTTTTGCATGAGTATAATATGGTCTTGGTAAGGTCATCCGGTAAAACTAAAAATGGAATAGCTGATATGATAATATCCGCATGGGTTATATTATTAAGTTTCAAATAGTATTCGATCTGCTCAGCGCTGTCGTTTATTACAATCACTCTGTCGTCTTTTATTTTATTGATCAAATCACAGAGCTCCGGATTTATTTCAAAAACCAAAAGCTTGGCTTTACCCGACATTTTCTCCATGATATATTGAGTAATCACCCCATCTCCCGCTCCTAGTTCGACAATATTCAGGTGATCCTCAGGTATAATAAAATGGGTCATTTTCCTGCACATTGCTTCACTGCTTCTGATGACCGTACCCATTTGCCTGAAGTTTTTTAGACTATGCCAAAGAAATCTGACCTTTTCCATTCTATTATCCTAAAAATATATGATAAGGACGCAATGTACAGATAAATTTTAAAATATCTCTCCCAAACAGATGTGTTCCAAATTTAACGGTCGAAATAATTTGTGCAATATTTATACTCAAATAAATTGGTTTGCGAAAAATTCATCTACTATTGTATTCATTTTGAGTATAATGGCGACAGAATTACTTGAAAAATAAATTCTCGTCGGTATAGATAGAAAGTTACATTTGATTCATCTTTGTGCCAAAATCGTAAATGGATGAAATTTCATTATTTAATCGTTATCTCAGTTATCAGTAGTTTCTGCACTCATGCTCAGTCTCCTTATATTCTTCGCGGCGACCAGGCCTATCACACATATGACAGAGCTGAGATCTTAAGACTATCTGATACTACCCTGATCAATGGTATCAACAATTATGATAGAAATCTGACAGTAGATTTCTTTAAAAACATATGGCAAAATGATGAACTTACAAAAAAAGACCGATATGATTTATTACATATTTTTTCCGATAATTTTGAATTTTTAGTTACGCAGGACTCCATCTTAATGCCCGATAGTCAAAACGAAGTCATTTTCAGAGAAGGTACAAATGAATCATTATCAAGTCATCAGCAAATAAATAAAAGTGTATTTGAGCAAAAGCCAATACTAAAGTATTTTTATAAAACTCCGGCAAATCTTCTGCAGCTGCATACACCATCTTTTGAGCTTATTTTGAATCCAGTCATGCAATTGTCATATCACCATCAGGTAAACAATGAAAATATTGTATTTCAAAATATAAGAGGGCTGGAAGCAAGAGCATACATTGATAAAAAGGTTTATTTTTATACACAATTATTGGAAACGCAAAGAAGTTTCCTTGATTATACAGAGTCTTGGATCAAAAAATATGGCACCATACCCGGACAGGGGTTTTGGAAAAATTACAATTCCGGTGTTATCTCCAATCTTAAAGGATACGACTATTTCAATGCCAGAGCTTATGTAGGTTTTAATCCTGTAAAAAGCATTAATATAGAGTTTGGTCATGGCAATCATTTTATTGGAAATGGTTACAGATCCCTTTTGTTATCAGATTTCAGCCATAATTATTTTTACCTTAAATTCAATACCAGAATTTGGAAATTTCATTATCAAAATATTTTTGCAGAAATGGCTCCTACATCTACCTTATTAAATCCTGGAGACAATTTATTACCTAAAAAATATACAGCTACACACTATCTGGCGTTTAAACCGAACAATAGATTTGAAGTAGGAATTTTTGAAACCGTGGTTTTTGCCAGAGAAAATCATTTTGAGTTCCAATATCTGAATCCTGTCATTTTATATAGGGCAGTCGAGCATTACTTAGATAGTCCTGACAATGTCATCCTTGGTCTTAATGCCAAATGGAATCCTTTGAAAGGCATTTCCATCTATGGTCAGTTTGTCATGGACGAATTTAAACTTTCTGAAGTCAAAAAACAATCCGGATGGTGGGCAAATAAATTTGGTGCTCAGATAGGATTGAAATATGTAAATGCACTTGGCATAGATCATCTTGATTTGCAGGTTGAATACAATGCGGTAAGGCCTTATACCTATGCACATAGAGATACCTTGATGTCTCTTTCTGATTACTCCGTAGCGAACTACAGTCATTCCAATCAGCCGCTGGCGCATCCTCTTGGAGCAAATTTCAGAGAGTTGCTTTGTATAGCCCGATATAAACCTTTCAATCGAATGTACATCCAAGCCAAAGCTTTGCTGACAACTTATGGAGCTGACAGATCTGGCGAAAACTGGGGTGGAAATATACTTGCACCACTGCAAACTATAGAGCAGGAATACGGTAATGTAATAGGTCAAGGTCTTAAAACCAAAGTAGCAGCACTAAATGTGGATGTCAGTTATGAACTTTTCCATAATTACTACATTGATTTACAAGGTATGTGGCGCAAAACTAAATCAGACATCACAACAGATCAACACTATATTGGTGGTGGATTTAGGGTAAACATAGCTAATATCCACTACGATTATTGATTTTATAGATATCATTTCTAAATAATCTTGGGTTTCCGTACCTTTGACCCACTTATGGCAAATTTAAAAAAAATAGCAGAAACCAGAGTTTTGGTTCTTGATGGAGCAATGGGCACCATGATCCAACGATACAAGCTTGAGGAATCTGATTATCGGGGTGAAAGATTCAGAAATCATCATTCAGACCTGAAGGGAAATAACGACCTATTATCTATCACGCGTCCCGACATCATTCTGGAAATCCATAAAGCGTATCTGGAGGCTGGAGCTGACATCATAGAGACCAACACTTTTAATGGTACCCGAATATCACAGTCAGACTATCATCTGGAAGAAGTCACTTATGAGATCAACTTTGAATCTGCAAAAATCGCCAAAAAAGCAGCCCTTGAATTTACTACCAAAAACCCGGATAAACCGAGATTTGTAGCGGGTGCTATGGGCCCAACCAATAAAACGGCTTCGATCTCTCCTGATGTCAACAACCCGGGTTACAGAGCGATCACATTCGACGAGCTTGTGACCAACTATTACGAACAAGCAAAAGGATTGATGGATGGAGGTACCGATATCCTGCTGGTAGAAACTGTATTTGATACTTTAAATTGTAAAGCAGCATTATTCGCTATTCAAAATCTAAAAGAAGAAAGAAACAGCAATATTCCTGTCATGGTATCCGGTACGATCACTGATGCTTCCGGCAGAACTCTAAGTGGTCAAACCGCAGATGCTTTTTATATATCTATAGCCCATGCTGATCTTTTTAGCGTAGGACTCAATTGTGCATTGGGAGCAAAAGAATTGCGCCCTCACCTTGAAGACTTAAGTGCGATTGCTGACTGTTTGGTCAGTGCCTATCCCAATGCTGGTCTTCCCAATGAATTAGGAGCCTATGATCAAAGTCCGGACGAAATGAAAGCATTTATCCAAGAGTTTGTGTCTTCAGGACTGGTCAATATCATAGGCGGATGTTGTGGCACTACACCTGATCATATCAGAGCTATGGCTGAAGCCGTACAAGGAATGCAACCCAGGTCCTTGTCACAGAGAAAAAAGCTGTCAGCCTATTCAGGCTTAGAACCATTGATCGTAAGAGACGACCTCAATTTTATCAATATAGGTGAAAGAACCAATGTCACAGGCTCCAGAAAATTTGCCAAACTTATAGCTGACAATAAATATAACGAAGCTCTGTCGGTGGCCTTGCAACAAGTAGAAAGTGGTGCTCAGATCATTGATGTCAATATGGATGAGGGGCTTTTGGATTCCAAAGAAGCGATGAAGACATTCCTAAATCTGGTGATGTCAGAACCTGATATCGCCAAAGTACCTGTGATGATAGACTCTTCCAAATTTGAAGTCATCGAGGCAGGACTGAAATGTGTACAAGGCAAATGCATCGTCAATTCCATCTCCATGAAGGAAGGAGAAACAGAATTTAGAAGGCAAGCAAACCTTTTGCGGAAGTACGGAGCAGCGACTGTAGTTATGGCTTTTGACGAGCAGGGACAAGCTGATACCATCGAAAGGAAAGTGGAAATTTGCAAGCGTGCGTATAAGATCCTGACTGAAGAAATTCATTTTCCTGCGGAGGATATCATTTTTGACCCTAACATCTTTGCTGTGGCTACGGGCATCAAAGAACATAACGAATATGCCATCAATTTTATAGAAGCTACCCGCCAGATCAAAGCAGCTTGTCCTGGAGTCAAAGTCAGTGGTGGTGTGAGCAATATCTCGTTTTCCTACAGGGGCAATGACAAAGTAAGAGAAGCGATGCACTCAGCATTTTTATACCATGCGATACAAGCTGGTATGGATATGGGTATTGTCAATGCCGGTATGATCGAAGTATATGAAGAAGTGGACAAAGAGTTGCTGACACTTGTAGAAGACGTACTGTTCAACAGAAACGAAAAGGCCACTGAAGAACTTACCAACTATGCAGAACGTGTAGCAGGCGGTGGCAAAGTCATCCAAAAAGATCTGAGATGGAGAGAAAGCAGTGTGGAAGAACGTCTGTCTCACGCATTAGTCAAAGGAATCACCGATTACATTGACGAAGATACAGAAGAAGCAAGACAAAAATATACGTCACCGCTGCAAGTGATAGAAGGTCCGCTGATGGATGGGATGAATGTAGTGGGAGATTTATTTGGAGCCGGAAAAATGTTTTTGCCGCAGGTAGTAAAGAGTGCACGCGTTATGAAAAAATCTGTGGCTTACCTTACACCATACATAGATGCTGAAAAAGCCCTATCCGGAGGATCGGCCAAAGGCAAGATCCTTATGGCTACAGTGAAAGGAGATGTGCACGACATTGGAAAAAACATAGTTGGCGTAGTGCTCGCTTGCAATAATTATGAGATCATTGACTTAGGCGTCATGGTGTCAGCAGATCGTATACTCACCGCGGCTAAAGAGTATGGTGTAGATATTATAGGTTTGAGTGGGTTGATTACTCCATCATTGGACGAAATGGTCCACGTGGCAAAGGAGATGCAACGACAAGGATTCACTACACCATTATTGATAGGAGGTGCTACTACCTCCAAAACCCATACAGCACTCAAAATAGACCCACAGTATGAAGGTCCTGTGATATATGTATTGGATGCCAGTCGAAGTGTTGGAGTCGTTAGTCAGCTATTGACCAAAGAGGAAAATACAGCAGATCAGTTCATCAGCAATACCAAAACAGAATACTCGGACCTAAGAAACAAAAGAGCAGCGACAGCTTCAGACAAAGAATATATAAGCATCGATGAAGCCAGAGCACAAAAAGTACAGTTGGAGTGGGACAATTATGACCCGGTGAAACCTGCTCACTTAGGTATCAAGGTCTGGAATGATATTAGTCTCGAGACGTTGATTCCTTACATAGACTGGACGCCATTTTTCGCCAGCTGGCAGCTGAAAGGGAAATATCCCGCGATTTTTAGAGATGCTTTTGTAGGTGATGAAGCTCAAAAATTATATGATCATGACAAGGAAATGCTTGATTTGATCGTGAAAGAAAACAGACTCAGTGTAAAGGCTGTAACAGGTATATTTGAAGCCAATAGCAAAGGCGATGATGTAGTCATTTATGACCATCAATCAGGAGCAATAAGTGACACGATTCATTTTTTACGTCAACAAAGAAAGAAGAGTGATGGATTGCCATATCAATGCCTTGCGGACTATGTGACTCCGATAGGGTCTTCAAAAAAGGATTATTTTGGTGCTTTTGCCGTCAGTGCAGGATTCGGAATAGAGCCTTGGGTCAAGATGTACGAAGATCAGCATGATGATTACAATGCCATCATGATGAAAGCACTGGCAGATAGATTTGCTGAAGCTTTGGCAGAGTATTTGCATCAAGTGATTCGTACCGATATTTGGGGCTGCAATAAAGGTGAGACCTTAAGCAACGAAGCACTGATTGCTGAAAATTATAAAGGTATAAGACCGGCACCCGGATACCCCGCTTGTCCTGATCATACAGAAAAGGATATCTTGTGGAAGATTTTGGATGCAGAAAAGCACACCGGTATCTTCCTGACAGAAAGCAAAGCGATGCATCCTGCAGCTTCAGTAAGTGGTTGGTATATCGGTCATCCTGAGTCCAAATACTTTGGTTTAGGAAATATTACAAAAGATCAGGTCATAGATTATGCTAAAAGAAAGCAAATGGACGTTAAAGAGATAGAAAAATGGCTTTCGCCAAATTTGAATTATTAATGATTTCTCAAATGGGAATAGACAGATACGATTTATTTAATTGAATACGAATACAATAAATACAACAATGTATAGATTTTTACTTTTTATATTTTTAAGTTTTATTTCAATCACAGCTTATAGCCAAAATATCAACGAAGCTGCGGCAAGAGCAGAGCTGGAAAAGAGAGGATATGATGCTGATCGATTTAAACAGGAAATGATCAAAAAAGGAGTTAATCCTGACGCTATCAATCCTGAAAACCCTGCTGATGTAGCTCGAGCTAAAAAAGCTGCCGAAGAAGTGATGGCGATACTTGATGCAGAAAAAAAGGCCAAGGAAAAACCAGCTAATCCTGCACCAGCTCCAACGACCACACCGCCGCAATCCAAAATAGATGACACGCGAAGTGTAGATGAGCCTTCAAAAGTATCTGTTCAGACTAAGGATATCCAAAAGGCTGTAAAAGATGGAGCTACGATAGAAGAAGCGGTATCAGAAAAACTTCAGGAAGCTAGCAAAGACAAACTTCCGCAAGCAGTAACTTATGGTCAGCATATATTTAGAGATAAGTCTATACAATTGTTCAGAACTTCGGAAGATGCAAAGCCTACCAAAGCATATGTACTTGGACCAGGGGATAAAGTAGCTATTTCGATTTGGGGACCTACACAGGAAAACTTTGCCCTTGAAATCCAAAAAGATGGCTATATTCAACCTACAG
Proteins encoded in this region:
- a CDS encoding ArsR family transcriptional regulator; protein product: MLETLISSKTRIKLLLKFFLNSKATSYLRGLESEFGDSTNSIRIELNRFEKAGMLTSFQQGNKKYFRANIEHPLYKETHNILLKYIGFDKIIDRVVEKLGEVKRVYVTGAFAQGLDDKIIELVFIGELNQEYLKDLIEKVESHITRNIKYEVLSENDFSYDNWDKEYGNSLLLWEA
- the metH gene encoding methionine synthase, which encodes MANLKKIAETRVLVLDGAMGTMIQRYKLEESDYRGERFRNHHSDLKGNNDLLSITRPDIILEIHKAYLEAGADIIETNTFNGTRISQSDYHLEEVTYEINFESAKIAKKAALEFTTKNPDKPRFVAGAMGPTNKTASISPDVNNPGYRAITFDELVTNYYEQAKGLMDGGTDILLVETVFDTLNCKAALFAIQNLKEERNSNIPVMVSGTITDASGRTLSGQTADAFYISIAHADLFSVGLNCALGAKELRPHLEDLSAIADCLVSAYPNAGLPNELGAYDQSPDEMKAFIQEFVSSGLVNIIGGCCGTTPDHIRAMAEAVQGMQPRSLSQRKKLSAYSGLEPLIVRDDLNFINIGERTNVTGSRKFAKLIADNKYNEALSVALQQVESGAQIIDVNMDEGLLDSKEAMKTFLNLVMSEPDIAKVPVMIDSSKFEVIEAGLKCVQGKCIVNSISMKEGETEFRRQANLLRKYGAATVVMAFDEQGQADTIERKVEICKRAYKILTEEIHFPAEDIIFDPNIFAVATGIKEHNEYAINFIEATRQIKAACPGVKVSGGVSNISFSYRGNDKVREAMHSAFLYHAIQAGMDMGIVNAGMIEVYEEVDKELLTLVEDVLFNRNEKATEELTNYAERVAGGGKVIQKDLRWRESSVEERLSHALVKGITDYIDEDTEEARQKYTSPLQVIEGPLMDGMNVVGDLFGAGKMFLPQVVKSARVMKKSVAYLTPYIDAEKALSGGSAKGKILMATVKGDVHDIGKNIVGVVLACNNYEIIDLGVMVSADRILTAAKEYGVDIIGLSGLITPSLDEMVHVAKEMQRQGFTTPLLIGGATTSKTHTALKIDPQYEGPVIYVLDASRSVGVVSQLLTKEENTADQFISNTKTEYSDLRNKRAATASDKEYISIDEARAQKVQLEWDNYDPVKPAHLGIKVWNDISLETLIPYIDWTPFFASWQLKGKYPAIFRDAFVGDEAQKLYDHDKEMLDLIVKENRLSVKAVTGIFEANSKGDDVVIYDHQSGAISDTIHFLRQQRKKSDGLPYQCLADYVTPIGSSKKDYFGAFAVSAGFGIEPWVKMYEDQHDDYNAIMMKALADRFAEALAEYLHQVIRTDIWGCNKGETLSNEALIAENYKGIRPAPGYPACPDHTEKDILWKILDAEKHTGIFLTESKAMHPAASVSGWYIGHPESKYFGLGNITKDQVIDYAKRKQMDVKEIEKWLSPNLNY